A single genomic interval of Desulfomicrobium macestii harbors:
- a CDS encoding ComEA family DNA-binding protein: MKKLLHVMICVLLLGFFAAPGFAQDLVNINTATVQELTSLPGIGPVTAAKIVEYREAHPFATVEEIQEVKGIGPAKYETIKDRVTVGQKKEVKE, encoded by the coding sequence ATGAAGAAATTGTTGCACGTGATGATCTGCGTTTTGCTGCTGGGCTTTTTTGCCGCCCCGGGCTTTGCGCAGGACCTGGTCAACATCAACACAGCGACCGTGCAGGAGCTCACGAGCCTGCCCGGGATCGGGCCGGTGACCGCCGCCAAGATCGTTGAGTACCGGGAAGCCCATCCGTTCGCCACGGTGGAGGAGATTCAGGAAGTGAAGGGCATTGGTCCGGCCAAGTACGAGACCATCAAGGATCGTGTCACCGTAGGCCAAAAGAAGGAGGTAAAAGAGTAG
- a CDS encoding winged helix-turn-helix domain-containing protein, producing the protein MLSELFSSKTRIQLLLKLFLNPDVSCYLRELATEFAVSPNAVKEELDSLTEAGYLEKNKQGRSLFFRANTKHPIFPELHSIVKKSLGIDRVVEDVRRDLGDVHAVYILDDYALGKDSGLIDLLIVGEVKADRLGEYVRLTEEKIRRKLRVMVIGVDEFENSKKTFLQRPHWKVV; encoded by the coding sequence ATGCTTTCTGAACTATTTTCCTCGAAAACACGCATTCAATTGCTGCTCAAGCTTTTTCTCAACCCTGACGTGTCCTGCTATCTCAGGGAGTTGGCAACGGAATTCGCAGTCTCTCCCAACGCCGTCAAGGAAGAACTCGATAGCCTGACCGAAGCCGGCTATCTGGAAAAAAACAAACAGGGCCGCTCCCTTTTTTTTCGCGCCAACACCAAGCACCCCATTTTTCCTGAACTGCACTCCATCGTCAAAAAGAGCCTTGGCATCGACCGGGTGGTCGAAGACGTCCGCCGGGACCTTGGCGACGTGCACGCGGTCTACATCCTGGACGACTACGCCCTGGGCAAGGACTCCGGGCTCATCGACCTTTTGATCGTCGGCGAGGTCAAGGCGGACAGGCTGGGCGAGTATGTGCGCCTCACGGAAGAAAAAATCCGGCGCAAGCTGAGGGTCATGGTCATCGGCGTGGATGAATTCGAGAATTCGAAGAAGACTTTTTTGCAACGGCCGCATTGGAAGGTGGTGTGA
- a CDS encoding nucleotidyltransferase domain-containing protein encodes MDSQKAFVIQDVRKYIAVLRENGISVDKAFLFGSWARGTAREESDVDVALVSPFFTGDRFMDRRKIVPLRRKINNNIEPIPFSPEDFAAGGTLVEEIRLHGEEIV; translated from the coding sequence ATGGATTCTCAAAAAGCTTTCGTGATTCAGGATGTCAGGAAGTATATCGCCGTTCTTCGTGAAAACGGAATTTCCGTGGATAAGGCGTTTCTTTTCGGATCTTGGGCCCGAGGCACGGCAAGAGAAGAAAGCGACGTGGATGTGGCTTTGGTTTCGCCATTTTTTACAGGCGATCGATTCATGGACCGACGTAAAATTGTTCCGCTTCGCAGAAAGATTAATAATAATATTGAGCCAATTCCATTCAGCCCCGAGGATTTTGCCGCTGGGGGCACGCTTGTGGAAGAGATCAGACTGCATGGAGAAGAAATTGTGTAG
- a CDS encoding nucleotidyltransferase domain-containing protein, with protein sequence MHITETERRVLCDAAREAFGADSTVFLFGFRIDDSRRGGDIDLLVETDKTGQAAILEAQIRFLAKVKLALGEQKIDVLVDYPDRKSRPEILRIARASGNSQQICA encoded by the coding sequence ATGCATATTACAGAAACAGAGCGTCGGGTTCTTTGCGACGCGGCGCGAGAGGCTTTCGGAGCAGACTCCACGGTTTTTCTTTTCGGATTTCGCATAGATGATTCTCGGCGGGGTGGTGATATCGACCTGCTGGTGGAGACCGACAAGACAGGGCAAGCTGCAATTTTGGAAGCTCAGATTCGTTTTTTGGCCAAGGTCAAGCTGGCCCTTGGGGAACAAAAAATAGACGTGCTAGTGGATTACCCGGATCGCAAGAGTCGTCCTGAAATTTTACGCATCGCCAGAGCTTCGGGAAATTCGCAACAAATTTGCGCATGA
- the gmd gene encoding GDP-mannose 4,6-dehydratase produces MIKKALITGITGQDGAYLAEFLLAKGYEVHGIKRRASLFNTDRVDHLYQDPHEQGRRFFLHYGDLADASNLIRIIQQVQPDEIYNLAAQSHVQVSFETPEYTANVDALGALRMLEAIRILGLEKKTRFYQASTSELYGLVQEVPQTEKTPFYPRSPYACAKLYAYWITVNYREAYGMYACNGILFNHESPLRGETFVTRKITRAMARIYLGLQDCLYLGNLNALRDWGHAKDYVEMQWLMLQQETPDDYVIATGEQHSVRDFVQAAARELGMTIEFSGEGVDEKGVNPANGKTIVAVDSRYFRPTEVETLLGDPSKGKEKLGWKPKISFRELVAEMVRADLEEAKKEELCVRAGFCVNTPQE; encoded by the coding sequence ATGATAAAAAAAGCTTTGATAACGGGAATCACTGGCCAGGACGGGGCCTATCTGGCTGAGTTTCTGCTGGCCAAGGGCTATGAGGTTCATGGCATCAAGCGCCGGGCTTCGCTTTTCAATACGGATCGCGTGGACCACCTCTACCAGGATCCGCACGAGCAGGGCCGCAGGTTTTTTCTGCATTATGGCGACCTGGCCGATGCCTCGAATCTGATCCGGATAATCCAGCAGGTCCAGCCTGACGAGATTTACAATCTGGCTGCCCAGTCTCATGTGCAGGTTTCCTTTGAAACCCCGGAATACACGGCCAATGTCGACGCTCTGGGAGCACTTCGCATGCTGGAGGCCATCCGCATTCTGGGGCTGGAGAAGAAGACGCGTTTTTATCAGGCCTCCACATCGGAGCTGTACGGTCTGGTGCAGGAAGTCCCCCAGACCGAGAAGACGCCCTTTTATCCGCGTTCGCCCTACGCCTGCGCCAAGCTCTATGCCTACTGGATTACTGTCAATTACCGCGAGGCGTACGGCATGTATGCTTGCAACGGCATCCTCTTCAACCACGAGTCGCCCCTGCGCGGCGAGACCTTCGTCACCCGCAAGATCACCCGGGCCATGGCCAGGATTTACCTTGGCCTGCAGGACTGCCTGTATCTTGGTAACCTGAACGCCCTGCGCGACTGGGGACATGCCAAGGACTACGTGGAGATGCAGTGGCTCATGTTGCAGCAGGAGACTCCGGATGATTACGTCATCGCCACGGGCGAGCAGCACTCCGTGCGCGACTTCGTGCAGGCGGCGGCCAGGGAACTTGGCATGACCATCGAATTTTCCGGTGAAGGCGTGGACGAGAAGGGCGTGAATCCGGCCAATGGCAAGACCATTGTGGCCGTGGATTCGCGCTATTTCAGACCCACCGAGGTGGAGACCCTGCTTGGTGATCCGTCCAAGGGGAAGGAGAAGCTCGGCTGGAAGCCGAAGATCAGCTTCCGGGAGCTGGTCGCTGAAATGGTGCGCGCGGACCTGGAAGAGGCGAAGAAGGAAGAGCTGTGCGTGCGGGCGGGGTTTTGCGTCAATACGCCGCAGGAGTGA
- a CDS encoding Fic family protein — protein sequence MLRILTERPTGKAAISARLGQKRVSGQLNKVVRALLESGMIELTIPEKPKSRLQKYRIRPV from the coding sequence GTGCTGCGAATTCTGACGGAAAGGCCCACAGGCAAGGCCGCGATTTCAGCTCGGCTTGGGCAGAAGAGAGTATCGGGGCAGCTCAACAAAGTGGTGCGTGCTTTGCTCGAATCTGGAATGATAGAGCTCACCATTCCCGAGAAGCCCAAGAGTCGCTTGCAAAAATATCGAATCAGGCCAGTATGA